In Vitis vinifera cultivar Pinot Noir 40024 chromosome 11, ASM3070453v1, a genomic segment contains:
- the LOC100263238 gene encoding uncharacterized protein LOC100263238 isoform X1 gives MPATDTDFDLRSSSQSAFGIGECAFADAGNLEHCAKYLNQTLVTFGFPASLDLFAGDPVSIARTCNCIYSLLQQRQRDVEFRESANEQRQRLLSDISRLEAKVERLESQLQAKDREIATMTRTEAKATAAFKAQIEKLQQERDEFQRMVIGNQQVRTQQIHEMKKKEKEYIKLQERLNQVLMEKKKESRSGMEIMNLLQKEGRQRGTWNGKKTDNDFYKKIVDAYEAKNQELMAENTDLRALLRSMQVLTSTGMIDLQVDMRDFLNAPNGLSKQSLVVNERFDTDASQSPLGGRTDVFDLPFHMARDQIEESLRNKMTSIKERMVQLQDAQKGAEVTSEATERELELEAQLVEARSIIQEQASIMSKHLAKSERPRESIISSPAETFVVIQGV, from the exons ATGCCCGCCACTGACACAGATTTCGATCTCAGA TCTTCGTCTCAGTCCGCTTTCGGAATCGG gGAGTGCGCCTTCGCGGATGCGGGAAACTTGGAGCATTGTGCCAAGTATTTGAACCAGACGCTCGTGACGTTCGGATTCCCGGCCTCGCTCGATCTGTTCGCCGGCGATCCG GTTTCGATTGCGCGGACCTGTAATTGCATTTACTCTCTGCTGCAGCAGAGGCAGCGTGATGTTGAATTTAGGGAGTCTGCTAATGAGCAGAGACAGCG ACTTCTATCTGACATATCGAGATTGGAGGCCAAAGTTGAGAGGCTTGAGTCACAGTTACAAGCAAAAGATAGGGAGATTGCAACCATGACCCGGACG GAAGCAAAAGCTACAGCAGCTTTTAAGGCTCAAATAGAAAAATTGCAGCAGGAGCGGGATGAATTTCAAAGGATGGTTATTGGTAATCAG CAAGTGAGGACTCAACAAATTCATGAgatgaagaaaaaagagaaggaatACATAAAATTGCAG GAGAGGCTTAACCAAGTTTTGATGGAGAAAAAGAAGGAATCGAGGTCTGGCATGGAGATAATGAATCTTCTTCAG AAAGAAGGGCGACAACGTGGGACATGGAATGGAAAGAAGACTGACAAtgatttctataaaaaaatt GTGGATGCCTATGAGGCAAAAAATCAAGAGCTGATGGCAGAAAATACTGATTTGAGGGCATTATTACGGTCAATGCAG GTTCTAACTTCTACAGGTATGATTGACTTGCAGGTAGATATGCGTGATTTCTTGAATGCTCCAAATGGGTTGTCCAAGCAATCTTTGGTTGTCAATGAAAGATTTGATACAGATGCCTCACAGTCCCCATTGGGTGGGAGGACG GATGTCTTTGATTTGCCGTTCCACATGGCTAGAGATCAAATAGAAGAAAGTCTCAGAAATAAGATGACCTCTATAAAG GAGCGCATGGTTCAATTACAAGATGCACAGAAAGGGGCAGAGGTTACTTCTGAAGCAACTGAGAGGGAGCTTGAGCTTGAAGCTCAACTTGTTGAGGCACGGAGCATAATCCAGGAGCAG GCGTCGATAATGTCTAAACATCTTGCTAAGTCTGAGAGGCCAAG GGAGTCTATCATATCATCACCAGCTGAG ACATTTGTTGTTATTCAGGGCGTATGA
- the LOC100263238 gene encoding uncharacterized protein LOC100263238 isoform X4, translating into MPATDTDFDLRSSSQSAFGIGECAFADAGNLEHCAKYLNQTLVTFGFPASLDLFAGDPVSIARTCNCIYSLLQQRQRDVEFRESANEQRQRLLSDISRLEAKVERLESQLQAKDREIATMTRTEAKATAAFKAQIEKLQQERDEFQRMVIGNQQVRTQQIHEMKKKEKEYIKLQERLNQVLMEKKKESRSGMEIMNLLQKEGRQRGTWNGKKTDNDFYKKIVDAYEAKNQELMAENTDLRALLRSMQVDMRDFLNAPNGLSKQSLVVNERFDTDASQSPLGGRTDVFDLPFHMARDQIEESLRNKMTSIKERMVQLQDAQKGAEVTSEATERELELEAQLVEARSIIQEQASIMSKHLAKSERPRESIISSPAEGV; encoded by the exons ATGCCCGCCACTGACACAGATTTCGATCTCAGA TCTTCGTCTCAGTCCGCTTTCGGAATCGG gGAGTGCGCCTTCGCGGATGCGGGAAACTTGGAGCATTGTGCCAAGTATTTGAACCAGACGCTCGTGACGTTCGGATTCCCGGCCTCGCTCGATCTGTTCGCCGGCGATCCG GTTTCGATTGCGCGGACCTGTAATTGCATTTACTCTCTGCTGCAGCAGAGGCAGCGTGATGTTGAATTTAGGGAGTCTGCTAATGAGCAGAGACAGCG ACTTCTATCTGACATATCGAGATTGGAGGCCAAAGTTGAGAGGCTTGAGTCACAGTTACAAGCAAAAGATAGGGAGATTGCAACCATGACCCGGACG GAAGCAAAAGCTACAGCAGCTTTTAAGGCTCAAATAGAAAAATTGCAGCAGGAGCGGGATGAATTTCAAAGGATGGTTATTGGTAATCAG CAAGTGAGGACTCAACAAATTCATGAgatgaagaaaaaagagaaggaatACATAAAATTGCAG GAGAGGCTTAACCAAGTTTTGATGGAGAAAAAGAAGGAATCGAGGTCTGGCATGGAGATAATGAATCTTCTTCAG AAAGAAGGGCGACAACGTGGGACATGGAATGGAAAGAAGACTGACAAtgatttctataaaaaaatt GTGGATGCCTATGAGGCAAAAAATCAAGAGCTGATGGCAGAAAATACTGATTTGAGGGCATTATTACGGTCAATGCAG GTAGATATGCGTGATTTCTTGAATGCTCCAAATGGGTTGTCCAAGCAATCTTTGGTTGTCAATGAAAGATTTGATACAGATGCCTCACAGTCCCCATTGGGTGGGAGGACG GATGTCTTTGATTTGCCGTTCCACATGGCTAGAGATCAAATAGAAGAAAGTCTCAGAAATAAGATGACCTCTATAAAG GAGCGCATGGTTCAATTACAAGATGCACAGAAAGGGGCAGAGGTTACTTCTGAAGCAACTGAGAGGGAGCTTGAGCTTGAAGCTCAACTTGTTGAGGCACGGAGCATAATCCAGGAGCAG GCGTCGATAATGTCTAAACATCTTGCTAAGTCTGAGAGGCCAAG GGAGTCTATCATATCATCACCAGCTGAG GGCGTATGA
- the LOC100263238 gene encoding uncharacterized protein LOC100263238 isoform X2: MPATDTDFDLRSSSQSAFGIGECAFADAGNLEHCAKYLNQTLVTFGFPASLDLFAGDPVSIARTCNCIYSLLQQRQRDVEFRESANEQRQRLLSDISRLEAKVERLESQLQAKDREIATMTRTEAKATAAFKAQIEKLQQERDEFQRMVIGNQQVRTQQIHEMKKKEKEYIKLQERLNQVLMEKKKESRSGMEIMNLLQKEGRQRGTWNGKKTDNDFYKKIVDAYEAKNQELMAENTDLRALLRSMQVLTSTGMIDLQVDMRDFLNAPNGLSKQSLVVNERFDTDASQSPLGGRTDVFDLPFHMARDQIEESLRNKMTSIKERMVQLQDAQKGAEVTSEATERELELEAQLVEARSIIQEQASIMSKHLAKSERPRESIISSPAEGV; the protein is encoded by the exons ATGCCCGCCACTGACACAGATTTCGATCTCAGA TCTTCGTCTCAGTCCGCTTTCGGAATCGG gGAGTGCGCCTTCGCGGATGCGGGAAACTTGGAGCATTGTGCCAAGTATTTGAACCAGACGCTCGTGACGTTCGGATTCCCGGCCTCGCTCGATCTGTTCGCCGGCGATCCG GTTTCGATTGCGCGGACCTGTAATTGCATTTACTCTCTGCTGCAGCAGAGGCAGCGTGATGTTGAATTTAGGGAGTCTGCTAATGAGCAGAGACAGCG ACTTCTATCTGACATATCGAGATTGGAGGCCAAAGTTGAGAGGCTTGAGTCACAGTTACAAGCAAAAGATAGGGAGATTGCAACCATGACCCGGACG GAAGCAAAAGCTACAGCAGCTTTTAAGGCTCAAATAGAAAAATTGCAGCAGGAGCGGGATGAATTTCAAAGGATGGTTATTGGTAATCAG CAAGTGAGGACTCAACAAATTCATGAgatgaagaaaaaagagaaggaatACATAAAATTGCAG GAGAGGCTTAACCAAGTTTTGATGGAGAAAAAGAAGGAATCGAGGTCTGGCATGGAGATAATGAATCTTCTTCAG AAAGAAGGGCGACAACGTGGGACATGGAATGGAAAGAAGACTGACAAtgatttctataaaaaaatt GTGGATGCCTATGAGGCAAAAAATCAAGAGCTGATGGCAGAAAATACTGATTTGAGGGCATTATTACGGTCAATGCAG GTTCTAACTTCTACAGGTATGATTGACTTGCAGGTAGATATGCGTGATTTCTTGAATGCTCCAAATGGGTTGTCCAAGCAATCTTTGGTTGTCAATGAAAGATTTGATACAGATGCCTCACAGTCCCCATTGGGTGGGAGGACG GATGTCTTTGATTTGCCGTTCCACATGGCTAGAGATCAAATAGAAGAAAGTCTCAGAAATAAGATGACCTCTATAAAG GAGCGCATGGTTCAATTACAAGATGCACAGAAAGGGGCAGAGGTTACTTCTGAAGCAACTGAGAGGGAGCTTGAGCTTGAAGCTCAACTTGTTGAGGCACGGAGCATAATCCAGGAGCAG GCGTCGATAATGTCTAAACATCTTGCTAAGTCTGAGAGGCCAAG GGAGTCTATCATATCATCACCAGCTGAG GGCGTATGA
- the LOC100263238 gene encoding uncharacterized protein LOC100263238 isoform X3, producing MPATDTDFDLRSSSQSAFGIGECAFADAGNLEHCAKYLNQTLVTFGFPASLDLFAGDPVSIARTCNCIYSLLQQRQRDVEFRESANEQRQRLLSDISRLEAKVERLESQLQAKDREIATMTRTEAKATAAFKAQIEKLQQERDEFQRMVIGNQQVRTQQIHEMKKKEKEYIKLQERLNQVLMEKKKESRSGMEIMNLLQKEGRQRGTWNGKKTDNDFYKKIVDAYEAKNQELMAENTDLRALLRSMQVDMRDFLNAPNGLSKQSLVVNERFDTDASQSPLGGRTDVFDLPFHMARDQIEESLRNKMTSIKERMVQLQDAQKGAEVTSEATERELELEAQLVEARSIIQEQASIMSKHLAKSERPRESIISSPAETFVVIQGV from the exons ATGCCCGCCACTGACACAGATTTCGATCTCAGA TCTTCGTCTCAGTCCGCTTTCGGAATCGG gGAGTGCGCCTTCGCGGATGCGGGAAACTTGGAGCATTGTGCCAAGTATTTGAACCAGACGCTCGTGACGTTCGGATTCCCGGCCTCGCTCGATCTGTTCGCCGGCGATCCG GTTTCGATTGCGCGGACCTGTAATTGCATTTACTCTCTGCTGCAGCAGAGGCAGCGTGATGTTGAATTTAGGGAGTCTGCTAATGAGCAGAGACAGCG ACTTCTATCTGACATATCGAGATTGGAGGCCAAAGTTGAGAGGCTTGAGTCACAGTTACAAGCAAAAGATAGGGAGATTGCAACCATGACCCGGACG GAAGCAAAAGCTACAGCAGCTTTTAAGGCTCAAATAGAAAAATTGCAGCAGGAGCGGGATGAATTTCAAAGGATGGTTATTGGTAATCAG CAAGTGAGGACTCAACAAATTCATGAgatgaagaaaaaagagaaggaatACATAAAATTGCAG GAGAGGCTTAACCAAGTTTTGATGGAGAAAAAGAAGGAATCGAGGTCTGGCATGGAGATAATGAATCTTCTTCAG AAAGAAGGGCGACAACGTGGGACATGGAATGGAAAGAAGACTGACAAtgatttctataaaaaaatt GTGGATGCCTATGAGGCAAAAAATCAAGAGCTGATGGCAGAAAATACTGATTTGAGGGCATTATTACGGTCAATGCAG GTAGATATGCGTGATTTCTTGAATGCTCCAAATGGGTTGTCCAAGCAATCTTTGGTTGTCAATGAAAGATTTGATACAGATGCCTCACAGTCCCCATTGGGTGGGAGGACG GATGTCTTTGATTTGCCGTTCCACATGGCTAGAGATCAAATAGAAGAAAGTCTCAGAAATAAGATGACCTCTATAAAG GAGCGCATGGTTCAATTACAAGATGCACAGAAAGGGGCAGAGGTTACTTCTGAAGCAACTGAGAGGGAGCTTGAGCTTGAAGCTCAACTTGTTGAGGCACGGAGCATAATCCAGGAGCAG GCGTCGATAATGTCTAAACATCTTGCTAAGTCTGAGAGGCCAAG GGAGTCTATCATATCATCACCAGCTGAG ACATTTGTTGTTATTCAGGGCGTATGA